In one Lolium rigidum isolate FL_2022 chromosome 3, APGP_CSIRO_Lrig_0.1, whole genome shotgun sequence genomic region, the following are encoded:
- the LOC124703288 gene encoding root phototropism protein 2-like, which produces MPRLAALLSMQASSSSKPGSASMERTSQWVSSQDVPTDLVVRVAGASFPLHKAVMVPKCGYIRKAVAEAARADPAAPVTEIQLDGLPGGAEAFEKAARYCYGANFEISARNAAALLCAAAFLDMQPADGGLARRVEEFLAQSGLRSLPSAVAVLRSCEGPLLTAAEELGVARRAADAAALRICNEVLFPTRSPPEWWASELAALSPAAFHRVVTALRCRRAGPEVLVAASTAYAELVLGADADGALLEAVVAVLPSADDAPLPAEFLCRLLHAAVTAGACTKTCRDLEQRVAAVLDQATAGDLLTVAFDSAGEHATNTDTLRRVISAFVERESGAGRNRRASLSGAAVALGAGALQKVAKIVDEVAAEIATEESLPISKFVGVAGAVPKEARATHDCLYRAVDIYLKAHPSLDEIEREKVCSVMDTLKLSYTARLHASQNKRLPLQAVLSALYYDQLKLRSAGAGIGHDDDEEARSEAGSARMQAKADAALARENEALRSELAMMRAHMSSGVQRSKGSGSRSAATALAAGKKVSFFGSMSRTLSRLNPFRAGGGWSKDTSSIHERTGGSMHAVKPKRRRFSIS; this is translated from the exons ATGCCCCGGCTCGCAGCCTTGCTGTCCATGCAAGCTTCTTCCAGCTCCAAGCCCGGCTCTGCTTCCATGGAGAGGACCAGCCAGTG GGTGTCGTCGCAGGACGTACCGACGGATCTCGTCGTCCGGGTCGCCGGCGCCTCCTTTCCTCTTCATAAG GCGGTGATGGTGCCCAAGTGCGGCTACATCCGCAAGGCCGTCGCGGAGGCCGCGCGCGCGGACCCCGCAGCGCCCGTCACCGAGATCCAGCTCGACGGGCTGCCGGGCGGTGCAGAAGCCTTCGAGAAGGCCGCGCGCTACTGCTACGGCGCCAACTTCGAGATATCCGCGCGCAACGCGGCCGCGCTCCTCTGCGCCGCCGCGTTCCTCGACATGCAGCCCGCCGACGGCGGCCTCGCGCGCCGCGTGGAGGAGTTCCTCGCGCAGTCGGGGCTCCGCTCCCTGCCCAGCGCCGTCGCCGTGCTGCGGTCCTGCGAGGGCCCGCTCCTCACGGCCGCCGAGGAGCTCGGCGTCGCGCGACGAGCTGCAGACGCCGCCGCGCTCAGGATCTGCAACGAGGTGCTCTTCCCGACGCGGTCACCGCCCGAGTGGTGGGCGTCGGAGCTCGCGGCCCTCTCACCAGCAGCCTTCCACAGGGTCGTCACGGCGCTCCGCTGCCGACGCGCCGGCCCCGAGGTGCTCGTCGCTGCGTCCACCGCCTACGCGGAGCTTGTTCTGGGCGCCGACGCTGACGGCGCGCTCCTCGAGGCCGTCGTGGCCGTGCTCCCTTCGGCAGACGACGCGCCCCTTCCGGCGGAGTTCCTCTGCCGGCTCCTCCACGCCGCCGTCACCGCGGGGGCCTGCACCAAGACGTGCCGCGACCTGGAGCAGCGCGTCGCAGCCGTACTCGACCAGGCCACGGCAGGAGACCTGCTCACCGTCGCGTTCGACAGCGCCGGAGAGCACGCCACCAACACCGACACCCTCCGGCGCGTCATCTCCGCGTTCGTGGAGCGCGAGTCCGGCGCCGGGCGGAACAGGAGGGCCTCGCTGTCGGGAGCGGCGGTGGCGCTGGGCGCAGGGGCGCTGCAGAAGGTGGCCAAGATCgtggacgaggtggcggcggagatCGCGACGGAGGAGTCGCTGCCGATCTCCAAGTTCGTGGGCGTGGCCGGCGCGGTGCCCAAGGAGGCGCGCGCCACCCACGACTGCCTGTACCGCGCCGTGGACATCTACCTCAAGGCGCACCCGTCGCTGGACGAGATCGAGCGGGAGAAGGTGTGCAGCGTCATGGACACCCTCAAGCTCTCCTACACGGCGCGCCTGCACGCCTCCCAGAACAAGCGCCTCCCGCTCCAGGCCGTGCTCAGCGCGCTCTACTACGACCAGCTGAAGCTCcgcagcgccggcgccggcatcggccacgacgacgacgaggaggcgagGTCGGAGGCCGGGTCGGCGCGCATGCAGGCCAAGGCGGACGCGGCGCTGGCGCGGGAGAACGAGGCGCTGCGGTCGGAGCTGGCGATGATGCGGGCGCACATGTCGTCCGGCGTGCAGCGCAGCAAGGGGAGCGGGTCGAGGTCGGCGGCGACGGCCCTGGCGGCAGGGAAGAAGGTGAGCTTCTTCGGGTCGATGTCGCGCACGCTGAGCCGGCTGAACCCGTTCAGGGCCGGCGGCGGGTGGTCCAAGGACACGTCCAGCATCCATGAACGAACGGGCGGCTCCATGCATGCGGTCAAGCCCAAGAGGAGGAGGTTCTCCATTAGCTAA
- the LOC124696365 gene encoding dehydration-responsive element-binding protein 2D-like, with product MEQEQLPRRRVVRVHFADADATDDSDSDDETSQPQQQRRFVRRCVREIDLPCWATRRRAAAAQRRRPAGNYGGPRFRGVRMRPWGKWAAEIRDLQQGRRVWLGTFDTAQEAAQAYDAAALRIHGPGANINRAASCYYSSSSPSPPLSTVTTSAPSPSPSTSSPPSPCPQTTSAPAASVSQPPTTPWSLVNADEEVTAAFGMGFADEEPALASLAQFCLPPTTTCSRWDPCADFVELADLDDLFAAPELMAA from the coding sequence ATGGAGCAGGAGCAGctccctcgccgccgcgtcgTGCGCGTGCACTTCGCGGACGCCGACGCCACCGACGACTCCGACTCCGACGACGAAACGAGCCAGCCTCAGCAGCAGCGCCGGTTCGTGCGGCGGTGCGTGCGGGAGATCGACCTGCCGTGCTGGGCGACCAGGAGGAGGGCCGCCGCGGCCCAGAGGAGGCGCCCGGCCGGAAATTACGGCGGCCCGCGCTTCCGCGGCGTGCGGATGAGGCCGTGGGGGAAGTGGGCGGCGGAGATCCGGGACCTCCAGCAGGGCCGCCGCgtctggctcggcaccttcgacaccgcCCAGGAGGCCGCCCAAGCCTACGACGCCGCCGCGCTCCGCATCCACGGCCCGGGCGCCAACATCAACCGCGCAGCCTCCTGctactactcctcctcctccccctcgccgccgctctCCACCGTCACCacgtccgcgccgtcgccgtcgccgtccacgTCCTCACCCCCATCGCCCTGCCCCCAGACGACGTCCGCCCCGGCAGCCTCGGTCTCCCAGCCGCCGACCACGCCGTGGTCCCTAGTCAACGCGGACGAGGAGGTCACGGCGGCCTTCGGGATGGGCTTcgccgacgaggagcccgccctgGCCAGCCTCGCGCAGTTCTGCCTCCCTCCGACGACAACGTGCAGCAGGTGGGACCCCTGCGCCGACTTCGTGGAGCTCGCCGACCTCGACGACCTCTTCGCCGCGCCGGAGCTCATGGCCGCCTGA